In one window of Azotobacter salinestris DNA:
- a CDS encoding tetratricopeptide repeat protein: MSFILHRTEKPDLAQLGQRLAEDPRQAARWVLAAASAGELEAQALLGQLLLDGLGIQRDAALARDWFEIAARHGHAMASNMLGRCCELGWGGPVDEAAAARHYRTAAEHGLDWGMYNYANLLATGRGVARNEEQAFAWYRRSAEAGDFRGQFSYATVLMSLGRWDEARHWLREALALGHLKFLRKTRDELRQAAIAEVADIAEAYARRCAELEAATS; this comes from the coding sequence ATGAGCTTCATCCTGCACCGCACCGAAAAGCCCGACCTCGCGCAGTTGGGACAGCGCCTGGCCGAGGACCCGCGCCAGGCCGCCCGCTGGGTTCTCGCCGCGGCGAGCGCCGGCGAACTGGAGGCCCAGGCCCTGCTCGGCCAACTGCTGCTCGACGGCCTGGGCATCCAGCGCGATGCGGCGCTGGCCCGCGACTGGTTCGAGATCGCCGCTCGGCACGGCCATGCGATGGCCAGCAACATGCTGGGCCGCTGCTGCGAACTGGGCTGGGGCGGCCCCGTCGACGAGGCGGCCGCCGCCCGCCATTACCGCACGGCAGCCGAGCACGGCCTCGACTGGGGTATGTACAACTACGCCAACCTGCTCGCCACCGGCCGTGGAGTCGCACGCAACGAGGAACAGGCCTTCGCCTGGTACCGGCGCTCCGCCGAAGCCGGCGACTTCCGCGGCCAGTTCAGCTACGCCACGGTGCTGATGAGCCTGGGCCGCTGGGACGAGGCCCGGCACTGGCTGCGCGAAGCCCTCGCCCTCGGCCATCTGAAATTCCTGCGCAAGACCCGCGACGAACTGCGGCAGGCCGCCATCGCGGAAGTCGCCGACATTGCCGAAGCCTATGCCCGGCGCTGCGCCGAGCTGGAGGCGGCGACGTCCTGA
- a CDS encoding PepSY-associated TM helix domain-containing protein, giving the protein MPRPLWLGTLRQWHWISSALCLAGMLLFAITGLTLNHAAQIESTPRVESRSARLPEALLATLRAEPPGAGLPAGLQRWLEEELDIRLAGREAEWTEDELYVGLPRPGGDAWLSLDLKSGELEYEDTDRGWIAYLNDLHKGRHTGTAWSWFIDLFAGVCVVFSLTGLVLLQRQAAVRPTTWPLTGLGLLLPLLIALLFIH; this is encoded by the coding sequence ATGCCCCGTCCCCTCTGGCTCGGCACCCTCCGTCAATGGCACTGGATCAGCTCCGCCCTCTGTCTGGCCGGCATGCTGCTGTTCGCCATCACCGGCCTCACCCTCAACCACGCCGCGCAGATCGAGAGCACGCCGCGGGTGGAAAGCCGCAGCGCCCGGCTGCCCGAGGCCCTGCTTGCCACATTGCGGGCCGAGCCCCCTGGGGCCGGTCTGCCGGCCGGACTGCAACGCTGGCTGGAAGAGGAGCTGGACATCCGCCTGGCCGGGCGCGAGGCCGAGTGGACGGAGGACGAACTGTACGTCGGCCTGCCCCGTCCGGGCGGCGATGCCTGGCTGAGCCTCGACCTGAAGTCGGGCGAGCTGGAGTACGAGGACACCGATCGCGGCTGGATCGCCTACCTCAACGACCTGCACAAGGGCCGTCACACCGGCACTGCCTGGAGCTGGTTCATCGACCTCTTCGCCGGGGTCTGCGTGGTCTTCAGCCTCACCGGCCTTGTGCTCCTGCAACGCCAGGCCGCCGTCCGGCCGACCACCTGGCCACTGACGGGCCTCGGCCTGCTGCTGCCGCTGCTGATCGCCCTGCTGTTCATCCATTGA
- a CDS encoding DUF2271 domain-containing protein — protein MRKRLLLPLCSLLAAPAFAAGLQVGVEIPRLEVAEYHRPYVAIWLEKPDQQHVADLAVWYDLKMKDKEGEKWLKDLRQWWRRSGRGLELPVDGVSGATRAVGTHSLSFAGDSAQLKDLPAGEYSLVVEAAREVGGRELLRVPFAWPPRQAEQHQAQGKSELGAVTLQLTP, from the coding sequence ATGCGTAAACGCCTGCTGTTGCCCCTCTGCTCGCTGCTCGCCGCCCCGGCCTTCGCCGCCGGACTGCAGGTCGGCGTGGAAATCCCTCGCCTCGAGGTCGCCGAGTACCACCGCCCCTACGTCGCCATCTGGCTGGAGAAGCCCGACCAGCAGCACGTCGCCGACCTGGCGGTCTGGTACGACCTGAAGATGAAGGACAAGGAAGGCGAGAAGTGGCTCAAGGACCTGCGCCAGTGGTGGCGCCGCAGCGGCCGCGGCCTCGAGCTGCCGGTCGATGGCGTCAGCGGCGCGACCCGCGCGGTCGGCACCCACAGCCTGAGCTTCGCCGGCGACAGCGCCCAGCTCAAGGACCTGCCGGCCGGCGAGTACAGTCTGGTGGTCGAGGCGGCGCGCGAGGTCGGCGGCCGCGAGCTGCTGCGCGTCCCCTTCGCCTGGCCGCCCCGCCAGGCCGAACAGCACCAGGCCCAGGGCAAGAGCGAGCTGGGCGCCGTCACCCTCCAGCTGACCCCATGA
- a CDS encoding DUF4198 domain-containing protein: MKPMFKWTALALAVCLPLSAQAHRAWMLPSATVLSGEDPWVTVDAAVSNDLFYFEHFPLQLEGIGKPQQVSPRAPAPQGGPDGKPAAQAGQPAPGGQPPMRRPANKLLVLAPDGSEVKAENGSLGRYRSTFDVHLTQKGTYKLAVANSGLMASWKEGEERRRWMGKAEDLAKGVPAKAEDLKVVQTSNRMEVFVTSGKPTDTVLKPTNQGLELVPVTHPNDLVAGEAAEFAFLIDGKPAKDLEITVIPGGNRYRDDTGEIKAKTDAQGKVAITWPSAGMYWLEAELTSKDGVAKPASERRAVYSATLEVLNP; the protein is encoded by the coding sequence ATGAAACCGATGTTCAAATGGACCGCCCTGGCCCTCGCCGTCTGCCTGCCGCTGTCCGCCCAGGCCCACCGCGCCTGGATGCTGCCCTCCGCCACCGTGCTGTCCGGCGAGGATCCTTGGGTCACCGTTGACGCCGCGGTGTCCAACGACCTGTTCTACTTCGAGCACTTCCCGCTGCAGCTGGAAGGCATCGGCAAGCCGCAGCAAGTGTCGCCCCGCGCTCCGGCGCCGCAGGGCGGCCCCGATGGCAAGCCTGCCGCGCAGGCCGGCCAGCCCGCGCCCGGCGGCCAGCCACCGATGCGCCGCCCGGCCAACAAGTTGCTGGTGCTGGCCCCCGACGGCAGCGAGGTGAAGGCCGAGAATGGCAGCCTCGGCCGCTACCGCAGCACCTTCGACGTGCACCTGACCCAGAAGGGCACCTACAAGCTGGCGGTGGCCAATAGCGGCCTGATGGCCAGCTGGAAGGAAGGCGAGGAGCGCCGCCGCTGGATGGGCAAGGCCGAGGACCTGGCCAAGGGCGTGCCGGCCAAGGCCGAGGACCTGAAGGTGGTGCAGACCAGCAACCGCATGGAGGTCTTCGTCACCTCCGGCAAACCCACCGACACCGTGCTCAAGCCCACCAACCAGGGCCTGGAGCTGGTGCCGGTCACCCATCCCAACGATCTGGTCGCCGGTGAGGCGGCCGAGTTCGCCTTCCTGATCGACGGCAAGCCGGCCAAGGACCTGGAGATCACCGTGATCCCCGGCGGCAACCGCTACCGCGACGACACCGGCGAGATCAAGGCGAAGACCGATGCACAGGGCAAGGTCGCCATCACCTGGCCGAGCGCCGGCATGTACTGGCTGGAAGCCGAGCTGACCAGCAAGGACGGCGTCGCCAAGCCGGCCAGCGAGCGCCGCGCGGTGTACAGCGCGACCCTGGAAGTGCTGAACCCCTGA
- a CDS encoding sulfite reductase subunit alpha: protein MKPLLALACLALAALLLWLQPPRELSALLAVLAWLGICLHAWRQWRTGRSDALRGNGLPVAYASQGGQARTIAERSAAQLRGAGLPAQALPLEALDLRQLPQPARLLLVASTYGDGEAPDHAARFERQLLGQHLDLRPLEYAVLGLGDLQYPRFCAFARRLDRRLRELGATPLFDRLEADRADPAVLRRWQQQLGQLADNAPFSDWQAVDYQPWTLSRRQCLNPGSRGAPVFHLQLRPDAAADWQAGDIAEIGPCQPPERVAVLLARLGLAGEALQDDGHMLAWHLARRQLPDDIQGLIGLSAAQLLEQLPRLPHREYSIASLPGDGHLELLVREMRHPDDRPGLGSGWLCRHAAPGETIDLRVRANPGFRLPADCGPLILIGNGTGLASLRAHLRERARLGRHGHWLLYGERNAVHDRVFAAELEAWQHDGHLARLDLAFSRDQAEPVYVQHLLREAADELRAWLARGASLLVCGSLQGMGHEVDALLHGLLGSAEVERLREAGRYRRDLY from the coding sequence TTGAAGCCGCTCCTCGCGCTCGCCTGCCTGGCACTCGCCGCCCTGCTGCTCTGGCTGCAACCCCCTCGCGAACTCTCCGCCCTGCTGGCCGTCCTCGCCTGGCTGGGCATCTGCCTGCACGCCTGGCGGCAATGGCGGACCGGACGCAGCGATGCGCTCCGCGGCAACGGCCTGCCGGTCGCCTACGCCAGCCAGGGCGGTCAGGCCCGGACCATCGCCGAGCGCAGTGCCGCCCAGCTGCGCGGCGCCGGCCTGCCCGCCCAGGCCCTGCCGCTGGAGGCGCTCGACCTGCGCCAGCTGCCACAACCCGCACGCCTGCTGCTGGTGGCCAGCACTTACGGCGACGGCGAGGCGCCCGACCATGCCGCACGCTTCGAGCGCCAGCTGCTCGGCCAGCACCTCGACCTGCGTCCGCTGGAATATGCCGTACTGGGCCTCGGCGATCTCCAGTACCCGCGGTTCTGCGCCTTCGCCCGTCGTCTCGACCGGCGCCTGCGCGAGCTGGGCGCTACGCCGCTGTTCGACCGCCTGGAAGCCGATCGCGCCGATCCGGCAGTGCTGCGCCGCTGGCAGCAGCAGCTCGGCCAGCTCGCCGACAATGCCCCGTTCAGCGACTGGCAGGCGGTCGACTACCAGCCCTGGACGCTGAGCCGGCGCCAGTGCCTCAACCCCGGCAGCCGGGGCGCGCCGGTGTTCCACCTGCAGCTGCGCCCGGATGCCGCCGCCGACTGGCAGGCCGGCGACATCGCCGAGATCGGCCCCTGTCAGCCGCCCGAACGGGTCGCCGTCCTGCTCGCGCGCCTCGGCCTGGCGGGCGAGGCGCTGCAGGACGACGGCCACATGCTCGCCTGGCACCTGGCCCGCCGCCAGCTGCCGGACGATATCCAGGGACTGATCGGGCTGTCCGCCGCGCAACTGCTGGAGCAGCTGCCACGACTGCCGCACCGCGAATACTCCATCGCCTCGCTGCCCGGCGACGGCCACCTCGAGCTGCTGGTCAGGGAGATGCGGCACCCCGACGATCGTCCCGGCCTCGGCTCCGGCTGGCTGTGTCGCCATGCCGCTCCCGGCGAAACCATCGACCTGCGCGTGCGCGCCAACCCGGGCTTTCGCCTGCCCGCCGACTGCGGCCCGCTGATCCTGATCGGCAACGGCACCGGTCTGGCCAGCCTGCGCGCCCACCTGCGTGAGCGCGCGCGCCTGGGCCGGCACGGCCATTGGCTGCTGTACGGCGAACGCAACGCCGTCCACGACCGCGTCTTCGCCGCGGAACTGGAGGCCTGGCAGCACGACGGCCATCTGGCGCGCCTGGATCTGGCCTTCTCCCGCGACCAGGCCGAGCCGGTCTACGTCCAGCACCTGCTGCGCGAGGCCGCCGACGAGCTGCGCGCCTGGCTGGCCCGCGGCGCCAGCCTGCTGGTCTGCGGCAGCCTGCAGGGCATGGGCCACGAGGTGGACGCCCTGCTCCACGGCCTGCTCGGCAGCGCCGAGGTGGAGCGGCTGCGCGAGGCCGGGCGCTACCGCCGCGATCTCTACTGA
- a CDS encoding alpha-hydroxy acid oxidase — MHQPLPKLQQIPASIAAVADYEPFARERMSEQAWAYMAGGAADELTLRANCAAFQRLRLRSRALPELTDGHTRLELFGQRLEQPILLAPVAYQKLLHPDGELATVLAASAVRAGMVVSTQASVALEDIARQAQTPLWFQLYVQPDREFTRELVRRAEAAGYQALVVTVDAPVNGLRNREQRAGFVLPAGIEAVNLRGMRTLPPATSRIGDSPLFGGPLLAAAPTWRDLAWLRSLTRLPVLVKGVMHPEDARRALAEGIDGIIVSNHGGRTLDTQPATIEVVEEIARAVEGRVPLLLDGGIRRGTDVFKALALGASAVLVGRPYVFGLAAAGAPGVCHVVQLLRAELEVAMALTGCRTLADIGPGLLWR; from the coding sequence ATGCACCAGCCCCTGCCCAAGCTGCAGCAGATTCCCGCGAGCATCGCCGCGGTCGCCGACTACGAGCCCTTCGCCCGCGAGCGGATGAGCGAGCAGGCCTGGGCCTACATGGCCGGCGGTGCGGCGGACGAGCTGACCCTGCGCGCCAACTGCGCGGCCTTCCAGCGCCTGCGCCTGCGCAGCCGGGCGCTGCCGGAGCTGACGGACGGCCATACCCGCCTGGAGCTGTTCGGCCAGCGCCTGGAGCAGCCGATCCTGCTGGCACCGGTGGCTTACCAGAAGCTGCTCCACCCGGACGGCGAGCTGGCCACGGTGCTGGCGGCTTCGGCGGTGCGCGCCGGCATGGTAGTCAGCACCCAGGCCAGCGTGGCGCTGGAGGACATCGCCCGCCAGGCGCAGACGCCGCTGTGGTTCCAGCTCTACGTGCAGCCCGACCGCGAATTCACCCGCGAACTGGTTCGGCGCGCCGAGGCGGCCGGCTACCAGGCGCTGGTGGTGACCGTGGATGCGCCGGTCAACGGCCTGCGCAACCGCGAGCAGCGCGCCGGCTTCGTGCTGCCCGCGGGCATCGAGGCGGTCAACCTGCGCGGCATGCGCACGCTGCCGCCGGCCACCAGCCGGATCGGCGACAGCCCGCTGTTCGGCGGCCCGCTGCTGGCCGCTGCGCCGACCTGGCGGGATCTCGCCTGGCTGCGCTCGCTGACCCGCCTGCCGGTGCTGGTCAAGGGCGTGATGCACCCCGAGGACGCCCGTCGCGCGCTGGCCGAGGGCATCGACGGGATCATCGTCTCCAACCACGGCGGGCGCACCCTGGACACCCAGCCGGCGACCATCGAGGTCGTGGAGGAAATCGCCCGGGCCGTCGAGGGCCGGGTTCCGCTGCTGCTGGATGGCGGCATCCGCCGCGGCACCGACGTGTTCAAGGCCCTGGCCCTGGGCGCCAGTGCGGTGCTGGTGGGACGCCCCTATGTCTTCGGCCTGGCCGCGGCGGGCGCGCCGGGCGTCTGCCACGTGGTGCAGCTGCTGCGCGCCGAGCTGGAGGTGGCCATGGCCCTGACCGGCTGCCGGACCCTGGCCGACATCGGCCCCGGGCTGCTCTGGCGTTAG
- a CDS encoding type III PLP-dependent enzyme produces the protein MSIKIEDYYPPATFQRMKAFADKQETPFVVIDTETIANAYDELGNCFPFARIYYAVKANPAAEIIRLLRDKGSNFDIASIYELDKVLAESVGAERISYGNTIKKSRDIRYFYEKGVRLFATDSEADLRNIAKAAPGSRIYVRILSEGSTTADWPLSRKFGCQPDMALDLLILARELGLVPYGVSFHVGSQQRDIDVWDAVIAKVKVIFERLKEEDGIQLKMINMGGGFPANYITKTNSLETYAEEIIRFLKEDFGDELPEIILEPGRSLIANAGILVSEVVLVSRKSRTAVERWVYTDVGKFSGLIETMDEAIKYPIWTEKKGEMEEVVIAGPTCDSADIMYENYKYGLPLNLASGDRIYWLSTGAYTTSYSAVEFNGFPPLKAFYL, from the coding sequence ATGTCGATCAAGATCGAAGACTACTATCCGCCTGCCACTTTCCAGCGCATGAAGGCCTTTGCCGACAAGCAGGAAACGCCCTTCGTCGTCATCGACACCGAGACCATCGCCAACGCCTACGACGAACTGGGCAACTGCTTCCCCTTCGCCCGCATCTACTACGCGGTGAAGGCCAACCCGGCGGCGGAGATCATCCGTCTGCTGCGCGACAAGGGCTCGAACTTCGACATCGCCTCGATCTACGAGCTGGACAAGGTGCTGGCCGAGAGCGTCGGTGCCGAGCGCATCAGCTACGGCAACACCATCAAGAAGTCCCGCGACATCCGCTACTTCTACGAGAAGGGCGTGCGCCTGTTCGCCACCGACTCCGAGGCCGACCTGCGCAACATCGCCAAGGCCGCGCCGGGCTCGCGGATCTACGTGCGCATCCTCTCCGAGGGTTCCACCACCGCCGACTGGCCGCTGTCGCGCAAGTTCGGCTGCCAGCCGGACATGGCCCTGGACCTGTTGATCCTCGCCCGCGAACTGGGCCTGGTGCCCTACGGCGTGTCCTTCCACGTCGGCAGCCAGCAGCGCGACATCGACGTCTGGGACGCGGTGATCGCCAAGGTCAAGGTGATCTTCGAGCGCCTCAAGGAAGAGGACGGCATCCAGCTGAAGATGATCAACATGGGCGGCGGCTTCCCGGCCAACTACATCACCAAGACCAACAGCCTGGAGACCTACGCCGAGGAGATCATCCGCTTCCTCAAGGAAGACTTCGGAGACGAGCTGCCGGAGATCATCCTCGAGCCGGGCCGCTCGCTGATCGCCAACGCCGGCATCCTGGTCAGCGAAGTGGTGCTGGTGTCGCGCAAGTCGCGCACTGCCGTGGAGCGCTGGGTGTACACCGACGTGGGCAAGTTCTCCGGGCTGATCGAGACCATGGACGAGGCCATCAAGTACCCGATCTGGACCGAGAAGAAGGGCGAGATGGAGGAAGTGGTGATCGCCGGTCCGACCTGCGACAGCGCCGACATCATGTACGAGAACTACAAGTACGGCCTGCCGCTCAACCTGGCCAGCGGCGACCGGATCTACTGGCTGTCCACCGGCGCCTACACCACCAGCTACAGCGCCGTGGAGTTCAACGGCTTCCCGCCGCTGAAGGCCTTCTACCTGTAG
- a CDS encoding peptide chain release factor 3: protein MTIQAAEVAKRRTFAIISHPDAGKTTITEKLLLMGQAIAVAGTVKSRKSDRHATSDWMEMEKQRGISITTSVMQFPYREHMINLLDTPGHEDFSEDTYRTLTAVDSALMVLDGGKGVEPRTIALMDVCRLRDTPIVSFINKLDRDIRDPIELLDEIEAVLRIKAAPITWPIGSYKDFKGVYHLSDDRIYVYTPGHGHERIETKVIEKLDSDEARAHLGDLYDGFVEQLELVQGACHAFDKQAFLKGEMTPVFFGTALGNFGVDQVLDCIVDWAPQPLSRAAHERVVEPTEEKFTGFVFKIQANMDPKHRDRIAFMRICSGRYEKGMKMRHVRLKKDLKIADALTFFSSEREQLEEAWAGDIIGLHNHGTIQIGDTFSEGETLGFTGIPHFAPELFRRVRLKDPLKSKQLRQGLQELAEEGATQVFFPERSNDIILGAVGVLQFDVVASRLKEEYKVECAYEAINVWSARWIECDDKKKLEDFKVKAFENIAIDGGGHLTYLAPTRVNLGLMEERWPEVKFRATREHH from the coding sequence ATGACCATCCAGGCCGCCGAAGTCGCGAAGCGCCGCACCTTCGCCATCATCTCTCACCCCGACGCGGGCAAGACCACCATCACCGAGAAGCTGCTGCTGATGGGCCAGGCGATCGCCGTGGCCGGCACCGTGAAGTCGCGCAAGTCCGACCGCCACGCCACTTCCGACTGGATGGAGATGGAGAAGCAGCGCGGCATCTCCATCACCACCTCGGTGATGCAGTTCCCCTATCGCGAACACATGATCAACCTGCTCGACACCCCCGGCCACGAGGACTTCTCGGAAGACACCTACCGCACCCTGACCGCGGTGGACTCGGCGCTGATGGTGCTCGACGGCGGCAAGGGCGTGGAGCCGCGGACCATCGCGCTGATGGACGTCTGCCGGCTGCGCGACACGCCGATCGTCAGCTTCATCAACAAGCTCGACCGCGACATCCGGGACCCCATCGAGCTGCTCGACGAGATCGAGGCGGTGCTCAGAATCAAGGCCGCGCCGATCACCTGGCCGATCGGCTCCTACAAGGACTTCAAGGGCGTCTACCACCTCTCCGATGACCGCATCTACGTCTACACGCCGGGCCACGGCCACGAGCGCATCGAGACCAAGGTGATCGAGAAGCTCGACTCCGACGAGGCCCGCGCCCACCTGGGCGACCTCTACGACGGCTTCGTCGAGCAGCTGGAGCTGGTTCAGGGCGCCTGCCACGCATTCGACAAGCAGGCCTTCCTCAAGGGCGAGATGACTCCGGTGTTCTTCGGCACCGCACTGGGCAACTTCGGCGTCGACCAGGTGCTCGACTGCATCGTCGACTGGGCGCCGCAGCCGCTGTCGCGCGCCGCCCACGAGCGGGTGGTGGAGCCGACCGAGGAGAAGTTCACCGGCTTCGTGTTCAAGATCCAGGCGAATATGGACCCGAAGCACCGCGACCGCATCGCCTTCATGCGCATCTGCTCCGGCAGGTACGAGAAGGGCATGAAGATGCGCCATGTGCGGCTCAAGAAGGACCTGAAGATCGCCGACGCCCTGACCTTCTTCTCCAGCGAGCGCGAGCAGCTGGAGGAGGCCTGGGCCGGCGACATCATCGGCCTGCACAACCACGGCACCATCCAGATCGGCGACACCTTCAGCGAGGGCGAAACCCTCGGCTTCACCGGCATCCCGCACTTCGCGCCGGAGCTGTTCCGCCGCGTGCGCCTGAAGGACCCGCTGAAATCCAAGCAGTTGCGCCAGGGCCTGCAGGAGCTGGCCGAGGAAGGCGCGACCCAGGTGTTCTTCCCCGAGCGCAGCAACGACATCATCCTCGGCGCGGTCGGCGTGCTGCAGTTCGACGTGGTGGCCAGCCGGCTGAAGGAGGAATACAAGGTCGAGTGCGCCTACGAGGCGATCAACGTCTGGTCGGCGCGCTGGATCGAGTGCGACGACAAGAAAAAGCTCGAGGACTTCAAGGTCAAGGCCTTCGAGAACATCGCCATCGACGGCGGCGGCCACCTCACCTACCTGGCGCCGACCCGGGTCAACCTGGGTCTGATGGAAGAGCGCTGGCCGGAAGTGAAATTCCGCGCCACCCGCGAGCATCACTGA
- a CDS encoding SDR family NAD(P)-dependent oxidoreductase, protein MDLQLQNRNVLVTGGTRGIGRAIVEGFLREGARVAFCARDPQGVAQAERELGERAFGQAVDVTDSAALEQWVKDAAARLGGIDIVVPNVSALAGGQSLSAWRQAFETDLLGTVGLVNAALPWLQQAEAGAIVIISSVSGRQIDLFAEPYGALKAALIHYGKGLALRLAEQRIRVNVVSPGNVYFEDGVWGQIEREQPELFAKCLAMNPMGRMARPEEVANATLFLASAAASFTTGTSLLVDGGLTQAVQY, encoded by the coding sequence ATGGACCTTCAATTGCAGAATCGAAACGTGCTGGTCACCGGCGGCACCCGCGGCATCGGCCGCGCCATCGTCGAAGGCTTTCTGCGCGAAGGCGCGCGCGTGGCCTTCTGTGCCCGCGACCCGCAGGGCGTGGCGCAGGCCGAACGGGAGCTCGGCGAACGCGCGTTCGGCCAGGCCGTCGACGTCACCGACAGCGCGGCGCTGGAGCAATGGGTGAAAGACGCGGCGGCGCGCCTGGGCGGAATCGATATCGTCGTGCCCAATGTCAGCGCCCTGGCCGGTGGGCAGAGCCTGTCGGCCTGGCGGCAGGCCTTCGAGACCGACCTGCTCGGCACCGTCGGCCTGGTCAACGCCGCCCTGCCCTGGCTCCAGCAGGCCGAGGCGGGGGCGATCGTCATCATCTCCAGCGTCTCCGGCCGGCAGATCGACCTCTTCGCGGAACCCTACGGCGCGCTCAAGGCGGCGCTGATCCACTACGGCAAGGGCCTGGCCCTGCGCCTGGCCGAGCAGCGCATCCGGGTCAACGTGGTTTCGCCGGGCAACGTCTATTTCGAGGACGGCGTCTGGGGCCAGATCGAGCGCGAGCAGCCGGAACTCTTCGCCAAGTGTCTGGCGATGAACCCCATGGGCCGCATGGCGCGGCCCGAGGAAGTGGCCAACGCCACGCTGTTTCTGGCCAGTGCGGCCGCCAGCTTCACCACCGGCACCAGCCTGCTGGTCGACGGCGGCCTGACCCAGGCAGTCCAGTACTGA
- a CDS encoding PTS fructose-like transporter subunit IIB, translated as MNLLIVTACPSGMVTSVLCARLLEAAALRLGWTTRVEVHDPRAIGSPLSEEDIAAADLVVVVKTGELALDRFVGKRLVQSTPADALQDPQRFLEEAAERAEVLQPQAAVPAASSAQPRLVAVTACPTGVAHTFMAAEALQQAARQLGYALQVETRGSVGARNLLDEAAIAAADVVLLAADIEVDTSRFAGKKIYRCGTGVALKQPHQTLRRALEEAVPQAAASPAAAPGKAATRSGPYKHLLTGVSYMLPMVVAGGLLIALSFVFGIEAFKEEGSLAAALMQIGGDAAFKLMVPVLAGYIAYSIADRPGLAPGMIGGLLAGELGAGFIGGIVAGFLAGYCSLALSRWLRLPQSLESLKPILLIPLLSSLFTGLAMIYVVGTPVAGMLAGLTAFLNGMGSTNAVLLGLLLGGMMCVDLGGPVNKAAYAFSVGLLASQTYAPMAATMAAGMVPPLGMAIATLLARYKFAQSEREAGKAAGVLGLCFISEGAIPFAAKDPLRVIPASIAGGALTGALSMFFGCKLMAPHGGLFVLLIPNAINHALLYLLAIIAGSLLTGVLYAVLKRGETAELAAVTEQAPAAGGQLAERPSGRHA; from the coding sequence ATGAATCTGCTGATCGTCACTGCCTGCCCGAGCGGCATGGTCACCAGCGTGCTCTGTGCACGCCTGCTGGAGGCGGCCGCCCTGCGCCTGGGCTGGACCACCCGCGTCGAGGTGCATGACCCCAGGGCGATCGGCTCGCCGCTTTCCGAGGAGGACATCGCCGCCGCCGACCTGGTGGTGGTGGTCAAGACCGGCGAGCTGGCGCTCGACCGCTTCGTCGGCAAGCGCCTAGTGCAGTCCACTCCGGCCGATGCGCTGCAGGACCCGCAACGCTTTCTCGAAGAGGCCGCCGAGCGCGCCGAGGTGCTCCAGCCGCAGGCGGCCGTGCCGGCAGCCTCCTCGGCGCAGCCGCGGCTGGTGGCGGTGACCGCCTGCCCGACCGGGGTGGCCCACACCTTCATGGCCGCCGAGGCCCTGCAGCAGGCTGCCAGGCAGCTCGGCTACGCGCTGCAGGTGGAAACCCGCGGTTCGGTGGGCGCGCGCAACCTGCTCGACGAGGCGGCCATCGCCGCCGCCGACGTGGTGCTGCTGGCCGCCGACATCGAGGTGGACACCAGCCGCTTCGCCGGCAAGAAGATCTACCGCTGCGGCACCGGCGTGGCCCTCAAGCAGCCGCACCAGACCCTGCGCCGCGCCTTGGAGGAGGCGGTGCCGCAGGCCGCCGCCAGCCCCGCCGCCGCGCCCGGCAAGGCGGCGACCAGGAGCGGCCCCTACAAGCACCTGCTGACCGGGGTGTCCTACATGCTGCCGATGGTGGTGGCCGGCGGCCTGTTGATCGCCCTGTCGTTCGTCTTCGGCATCGAGGCGTTCAAGGAGGAGGGCAGCCTGGCCGCGGCGCTGATGCAGATCGGCGGCGATGCCGCGTTCAAGCTGATGGTGCCGGTGCTGGCCGGCTACATCGCCTATTCCATCGCCGACCGGCCCGGCCTGGCGCCAGGGATGATCGGCGGCCTCCTGGCCGGCGAGCTGGGCGCGGGCTTCATCGGCGGCATCGTCGCCGGCTTTCTCGCCGGCTATTGCTCCCTCGCCCTCAGCCGCTGGCTGCGCCTGCCGCAGAGCCTGGAGTCGCTCAAGCCGATCCTGCTGATCCCGCTGCTGTCGAGCCTGTTCACCGGCCTGGCGATGATCTACGTGGTCGGCACGCCGGTGGCCGGCATGCTCGCCGGGCTGACCGCTTTCCTCAACGGCATGGGCAGCACCAACGCCGTGCTGCTCGGGCTGCTGCTCGGCGGCATGATGTGCGTCGATCTGGGCGGGCCGGTCAACAAGGCGGCCTATGCCTTCTCGGTCGGGCTCCTGGCCTCGCAGACCTACGCGCCGATGGCGGCGACCATGGCTGCCGGCATGGTGCCGCCGCTGGGCATGGCCATCGCCACCCTGCTGGCCCGCTACAAGTTCGCCCAGAGCGAGCGCGAGGCCGGCAAGGCTGCCGGCGTGCTGGGGCTGTGCTTCATCTCCGAGGGGGCGATCCCCTTCGCCGCCAAGGACCCGCTGCGGGTGATCCCGGCGAGCATCGCCGGCGGCGCCCTGACCGGCGCGCTGTCGATGTTCTTCGGCTGCAAGCTGATGGCGCCCCACGGCGGGCTGTTCGTGCTGCTGATTCCCAACGCGATCAACCACGCGCTCCTGTACCTGCTGGCGATCATCGCCGGCAGCCTGCTGACCGGGGTGCTGTATGCCGTGCTCAAGCGCGGCGAGACCGCCGAGCTGGCGGCCGTGACGGAGCAGGCGCCGGCCGCCGGCGGACAGCTCGCCGAGCGGCCGTCGGGCCGGCACGCCTGA